From a single Streptomyces rubradiris genomic region:
- a CDS encoding N-acetylmuramoyl-L-alanine amidase, whose product MSYTGPEFESPQPRRPRRGPLTVALAALVPGALLGWGVYETLGDGGSGGAGRTAATSASRPVSSAPAPAASRGDDGKVSGSPSAPSGGSGALRGKVVVVDPGHNPGNFRHTAEINRQVDIGTNSKECDTTGTSTNDGYTEASFSLDLAHRLRDLLEREGATVRLTHDGDSPPWGPCVDERARFGNAAHADAAISLHADGSAAGHHGFHVILPGSVHAGAADTRPIVGPSHELGVRIADTYRRATGEPPANYVGDGTGLVTRTDLGGLNLSTVPKVFIECGNMRDDTDAALLTSGTWRQRAAQGISEGIVSFLRVS is encoded by the coding sequence GTGTCGTACACAGGCCCGGAATTCGAATCCCCGCAGCCCCGCCGCCCCCGGCGCGGCCCGCTGACCGTGGCGCTCGCCGCGCTGGTGCCCGGCGCCCTGCTCGGCTGGGGGGTGTACGAGACGCTGGGCGACGGCGGTTCGGGCGGCGCAGGGCGTACGGCCGCCACGTCCGCCTCCCGGCCGGTCTCCTCCGCCCCCGCCCCGGCGGCCTCCCGGGGCGACGACGGCAAGGTGTCCGGCTCGCCCTCCGCGCCCTCCGGCGGCTCCGGTGCGCTCCGGGGGAAGGTCGTCGTCGTCGACCCCGGGCACAACCCGGGCAACTTCCGGCACACTGCGGAGATCAACCGCCAGGTGGACATCGGCACCAACTCCAAGGAGTGCGACACCACCGGTACGTCCACCAACGACGGTTATACGGAGGCGTCGTTCTCGCTCGACCTGGCGCACCGGCTGCGCGACCTGCTGGAGCGGGAGGGCGCCACGGTGAGGCTGACCCACGACGGCGACAGCCCGCCCTGGGGGCCGTGCGTGGACGAGCGGGCCCGGTTCGGCAACGCCGCGCACGCGGACGCGGCGATCTCGCTGCACGCCGACGGCTCCGCCGCCGGCCACCACGGCTTCCACGTCATCCTGCCGGGGTCCGTGCACGCCGGTGCGGCGGACACCCGTCCCATCGTCGGCCCCTCGCACGAGCTGGGGGTACGGATCGCGGACACCTACCGCCGCGCGACCGGCGAGCCGCCCGCCAACTACGTCGGCGACGGCACCGGCCTGGTCACGCGGACGGATCTGGGCGGTCTCAATCTGTCAACGGTTCCCAAGGTGTTCATCGAATGCGGCAACATGCGCGATGACACGGACGCGGCCCTGCTGACCAGCGGAACCTGGCGGCAGCGTGCGGCGCAAGGGATCTCTGAGGGAATCGTGAGTTTCCTGCGCGTTTCGTGA
- a CDS encoding cold-shock protein — MPDTTSADVFSGRVLEWHGEEGWGVLASDALPDRVWAHFSAIRAEGYRELTAGQSVTFSAERAEQDGYRRRAVSVWPGAGAGAGARRSTDDSGRPGYSSELDIRFDS; from the coding sequence ATGCCTGACACCACGTCCGCGGACGTGTTCTCCGGCCGCGTGCTCGAGTGGCACGGCGAGGAGGGCTGGGGAGTTCTCGCTTCCGACGCCCTCCCGGACAGGGTGTGGGCGCATTTTTCGGCCATCCGGGCCGAGGGCTATCGGGAGCTCACCGCCGGCCAGTCCGTCACCTTCTCCGCCGAGCGGGCCGAACAGGACGGGTACCGCCGGCGCGCCGTGTCCGTGTGGCCCGGAGCCGGAGCCGGAGCCGGAGCGCGACGCTCGACCGACGACAGCGGGCGGCCCGGCTATTCGTCCGAGCTGGACATCAGGTTCGATTCCTGA
- a CDS encoding LLM class F420-dependent oxidoreductase, which produces MRLGLALGYWGRGPDAGHVPLAREAERLGYDSVWTAESWGSDAFTPLTWIAAHTSRIRLGTAVAQMAARSPAATAMHALTLDHLCGGRLLLGLGLSGPQVVEGWYGRPFPKSPLAATREYVDVVRQVLRREAPVELDGRFHALPYRGPDATGLGRPLKSVTHPLRPRLPVLLGAEGPRNVAQTVSIADGWLPLYWAPGRPEVYGDVVRELPEGFLVAAMARVKVCDDVAEGLLPVKAMLGFYIGGMGHAARNFHARLMARMGYGAEARRIQELFLAGRREEAVRAVPDAFADEISLVGPRERIAERLQLWRAGPVTDLLALSPDPHTLRVLAELNS; this is translated from the coding sequence ATGCGGCTCGGTCTGGCACTCGGCTACTGGGGACGCGGTCCGGACGCCGGCCATGTGCCGCTGGCCCGGGAGGCGGAACGGCTCGGCTACGACTCGGTGTGGACGGCGGAGTCCTGGGGCTCGGACGCGTTCACCCCGCTGACCTGGATCGCCGCGCACACCTCCCGGATCCGGCTGGGCACGGCGGTGGCCCAGATGGCCGCCCGTTCCCCGGCCGCCACCGCGATGCACGCGCTCACCCTGGACCACCTCTGCGGCGGCCGGCTCCTGCTCGGGCTGGGGCTGTCCGGGCCGCAGGTGGTGGAGGGCTGGTACGGCCGCCCGTTCCCGAAGTCGCCGCTCGCCGCGACCCGGGAGTACGTGGACGTCGTACGGCAGGTGCTGCGCCGCGAGGCACCGGTGGAGCTGGACGGCCGGTTCCACGCCCTGCCCTACCGGGGCCCGGACGCGACCGGCCTCGGCAGGCCGCTCAAGTCCGTCACCCATCCCCTGCGCCCCCGCCTGCCCGTCCTGCTCGGTGCCGAGGGACCCCGGAACGTCGCCCAGACCGTCAGCATCGCCGACGGCTGGCTGCCGCTGTACTGGGCGCCGGGCCGGCCGGAGGTCTACGGGGACGTGGTGCGCGAGTTGCCCGAGGGGTTCCTGGTGGCCGCGATGGCACGGGTGAAGGTGTGCGACGACGTGGCCGAGGGGCTGCTGCCGGTCAAGGCCATGCTCGGCTTCTACATCGGCGGGATGGGGCACGCGGCCCGCAACTTCCACGCCCGTCTGATGGCCCGCATGGGCTACGGGGCCGAGGCCCGGCGGATCCAGGAGCTGTTCCTCGCCGGGCGCCGCGAGGAGGCCGTGCGGGCCGTACCGGACGCCTTCGCGGACGAGATCTCCCTCGTCGGACCGCGCGAACGCATCGCCGAGCGGCTCCAGTTGTGGCGCGCGGGCCCGGTGACGGACCTGCTGGCCCTGTCCCCGGACCCGCACACCCTGCGGGTGCTGGCCGAGCTGAACTCCTAG
- a CDS encoding class I SAM-dependent methyltransferase: MATATPKPEIMAAFEAAKGFMPVDEGLALYTAAVAAGRLGLPLLEVGTYCGRSTILLADAARQAGVTALTVDHHRGSEEQQPGWDYHDPETVDPETGLMDTLPLFRRTLHRAGLEEHVVALVGRSPQIAALWNSPLGLVFIDGGHTDEHAGADYEGWAPHVAEGGLLVIHDVFPHPEDEFTGQAPYRVYLRALDSGAFTEVSAAGSLRVLRRAGAGA; the protein is encoded by the coding sequence ATGGCCACCGCCACGCCCAAGCCCGAGATCATGGCCGCGTTCGAGGCGGCCAAGGGGTTCATGCCCGTGGACGAGGGACTCGCCCTGTACACGGCGGCGGTGGCGGCCGGGCGGCTCGGGCTGCCGTTGCTGGAGGTCGGGACCTACTGCGGGCGCTCCACGATCCTGCTGGCCGACGCGGCCCGGCAGGCCGGGGTCACCGCGCTGACCGTCGACCACCACCGGGGCAGCGAGGAGCAGCAGCCCGGCTGGGACTACCACGACCCGGAGACGGTCGACCCCGAGACCGGCCTGATGGACACGCTGCCGCTGTTCCGCCGCACCCTGCACCGCGCGGGACTGGAGGAGCACGTCGTCGCCCTCGTCGGCCGCTCCCCGCAGATCGCGGCGCTCTGGAACTCCCCGCTCGGCCTCGTGTTCATCGACGGCGGCCACACGGACGAACACGCCGGCGCCGACTACGAGGGCTGGGCCCCGCACGTCGCCGAGGGCGGCCTGCTGGTCATCCACGACGTCTTCCCGCACCCCGAGGACGAGTTCACGGGCCAGGCACCCTACCGGGTGTACCTGCGCGCGCTGGATTCCGGGGCGTTCACCGAGGTCAGCGCCGCGGGCTCGCTGCGCGTGCTGCGGCGTGCGGGGGCGGGAGCCTGA
- a CDS encoding DUF5336 domain-containing protein: MNIRSLTRGDGVVIGAAVVLFIASFLDNYSYDGLPDSVELPNLWESGPVLLGVVLAGIIGAALIVVSRGLPQPRKIAGLELGAFGVAFAVFAAWSALGNVIDPIGGLDNIGEGGDRSPDAGTGLILALIATLVMAAAAIATPLVPALQASLVPAPKPPAPQPYGAQPPGGYGYPGAQPQQPYGAQPQPGQPYGQQPQPAAQGAPAAQPPAADFSPFWFAVPVTRPLFAEDGSGGQIAELAPGTWYLAVEQRGAALVAQTQDGRRGLLQDTSGIQRG, translated from the coding sequence GTGAATATCCGCTCCCTCACTAGAGGCGACGGCGTGGTGATCGGAGCAGCGGTGGTGCTGTTCATCGCGTCGTTCCTCGACAACTACTCGTACGACGGACTGCCCGACAGCGTCGAGCTGCCGAACCTCTGGGAGAGCGGACCGGTCCTGCTCGGCGTCGTGCTGGCGGGCATCATCGGCGCGGCGCTCATCGTCGTCAGCCGCGGCCTGCCGCAGCCCCGCAAGATCGCGGGTCTGGAACTCGGCGCGTTCGGCGTGGCGTTCGCGGTCTTCGCCGCGTGGAGCGCGCTGGGCAACGTCATCGACCCCATCGGCGGTCTGGACAACATCGGCGAGGGCGGCGACCGTTCCCCCGACGCCGGCACGGGGCTGATCCTGGCCCTGATCGCCACCCTGGTGATGGCCGCCGCCGCCATCGCCACCCCGCTCGTCCCCGCCCTCCAGGCGTCCCTGGTCCCGGCCCCGAAGCCGCCGGCCCCGCAGCCCTACGGCGCCCAGCCGCCCGGTGGTTACGGCTACCCGGGCGCCCAGCCGCAGCAGCCCTACGGTGCCCAGCCGCAGCCGGGCCAGCCGTACGGGCAGCAGCCGCAGCCGGCCGCGCAGGGCGCCCCGGCCGCGCAGCCGCCGGCCGCGGACTTCTCGCCGTTCTGGTTCGCCGTGCCGGTGACCCGTCCGCTGTTCGCGGAGGACGGCTCGGGCGGCCAGATCGCCGAACTGGCGCCGGGCACCTGGTACCTGGCCGTCGAGCAGCGCGGTGCCGCACTGGTCGCGCAGACCCAGGACGGCCGTCGTGGCCTGCTCCAGGACACCTCCGGCATCCAGCGCGGCTGA